The Anaerolineales bacterium region TACCCGCCTGCCACCCTACAGCGCCTGGCCCGCCTCAAGCAGCAATACGACCCCGACAATGTGTTTAGCAGCAACTACAACATCCCGCCGTCAGGATAAATGAACGCGTTAGCCACTTCTGTCGCTTACGCCCTCTCCGCTGCCTTATCGTGGGGCAGCGGAGATTTTATTAGCGGGCTCGGTGCGCGCCGCATCGGCGCTTTCCATACTCTACTGATCTCGCTGCCCATCGGCTTCCTCGCCGCCCTGGTGGGCGCCTTTGCCATCAACGAGCCGCTCTCCTCACTATCTGATCTGGGCTGGGGCATCCTCGGCGGTCTGGTGGGCACGGTGGGCTTCATGTCCATGCTGCACGGCTTCGCCGTGGGGCGCATGGGCGTGGTCTCGCCGGTGGCCGCCGCTATGGGCGCCATGGTGCCCGTGCTGGTCACAGCGCTCAGCGCCGGAATTCCCCCGCAGCAGCAGCTGTGGGGCTTTGCATTGGCGCTGCTCAGCATTTGGCTGGTGTCACCGCGCGGCGGCGACAAGAATCGCAGTTCCGGCCTGGGCCTTGGCATCATCGCCGGCCTCGGTTTTGGCCTGTTCTTCACGACGCTCGATCAGATCAGCGCAGACGTCACCTTTTGGCCGCTGGCCGCCAGCCGGCTGGCTTCCAGCCTGCTGCTCGCCGCCATCGCCCTCGCCACCCGCCGCCCGCTGCTGCCCGGCAAGCTGCCCATGGCTATCCTCATCCCCTCCGGCGTGCTGGATATGCTGGGCAACTTTCTCTTCCTGCGCGCCGTGCAAACCGGCCGCCTGGATATTGCCGCCGTACTGGTCTCGCTCTACCCGGGCATCACCGTGCTGCTCGCCCGCCTCATCGAAAAAGAGCATCTCAGCCGCTTACAAGTTGTCGGAGTAGGGCTGGCGTTGCTGGCCATCGCGTTGATCACAGCGTAGAAGTGTTAGTGAGGCCTTAACTTAACAACTCGCGGACTGCTTTTTCTAAGTCGCGGATGTCCAAAAAGAAGTTGGGATATGCGCTTCGAAGTCTATCTATCGGCCCAGCAGACACAAGAACGGGCTCCAAATCTTCTCCGTCCTGTATTCTTTTCTCGAAATAAGAGTAGTCTTTTTCGGCAGCAGCAAAACTATCACGGTCATAGCCCTTAACATTTACTGTCCTTTTGTTTGTATCAAGGACAAGCAGGTGGTAAGAGGAACCTTTCTGATTCTTCAGAATATGCTCTGCTGCAGCTGAAACTCCACTAATCATTATTAGGGCGCCTAAATCCTTTTCGACCCTAGCGAGCTCTTTGATCGTTTCATCGTAATTGAGATGTGCAAACCTTGGCACAAGAGGGGTACCCTCTTGATGTGCAAAAGCCGATGCTAAGATGGCAAAGAAATCAATCCACGCTTGACTGCCCCTTCGGGATTTTAATGGCTCCTTCAAAACAAACCCCATTGTTTCAACTGCTGTTGCCCAAATATGCTGACGCCTGGTTCTCAATTGCATTTCAAGTCGGAGACCATCGAAATCTGGGTTTCTAGGGTTCCGATACTTGTAAACCAAGTGCAAGCTGCGATAGCCATCTTCATCACGAGGGTTTGTTATGTAGTCTCGAACTGTGCTCAGCTCATGTGTGAAATTCTGATTTTTTAGATACTGATGTGCCAGTCTTTCTACATCTGTAAAGCTACCCAGTATTGCTCTAACTCCACCTATATCCTGCATACGGGATAGGCTCATTGATGGATACCGTCTTAGCTTGTCGATGATCGTTGGCATGCGTTTGAGCCGTTGCGCGACAATAGGCTCACCCTGAAAGTTCCTTGTTTTATCCCGAAGAGTAGCTTGAAATGTGTTTATTGGGTATGCATGACATGCTCGCCAACGTTCTGCTAAGTCGAGCGCCCAAGTTCGCTCTTGCTGAGTCGGGTTATCTGATGCGAGGATTTTTCCCGCTTCATTTATCTTTTCGCGGGATTCGCTTGGAACTGGAGAAAAGCGCATTTTTGCTCCCTAAATGTTTGTAAATGGGTTACCACTGTACCAGCTCAAGCCCATACTTCGTCAAATACTCATTCGTCTTTGAGAACGGCTTGCTGCCGAAGAAGCCATTGTGCGCCGAAAGCGGGGAAGGGTGGGCCGACTCGATCACCAGGTGCTTCATGCGGTCAATGAATGCGCCCTTGCGGCGCGCATACGCGCCCCACAAGATGAAGACCAGGTGCTCGCGCTCTTGCGAGAGCAGGCGCAGGGCCGCATCGGTAAACTCCTCCCAGCCCTTGCCCTGGTGGCTGGCTGCCGCACCCCGCCGCACGGTCAGGGTCGCATTCAATAGCAGCACGCCCTGCCGTGCCCAGCGCTCCAGGTCGCCGCTGGCAGGCGGCTGAACGTCGAGGTCGTCTCTGAGTTCCTTGTAGATGTTCTGCAGCGAGGGCGGCAGCGGAATGCCCTCGCTCACCGAGAAGCACAGGCCGTTGGCCTGCCCGGGGCCGTGATACGGGTCCTGCCCCAGAATGACTACTTTTACCTTGTCAAACGGGCAGGCGTCAAACGCATTGAAGATCTTGCCGCCCGCCGGATAGATGGTGAACTGCTTGTACTCCGCCCGCACGAACTCGGCCAGCTGCCCAAAATACGGCTTCTCAAATTCTTCGGCCAGCTTGTCCTTCCAGCTGGCTTCAATGCGCACATCCATGCGGTAAGTATAAAACAGCGCCCAATGTAGATCTCTTGTCCAACAGCTTGACGCATGCTTGCCAAAAGCCCTCTAGCCCCCAAACTAAGGCATAGTGGTGTATCAGCAACTGGAAGAAAGTGGACAATTTGAGAGATCGTGTCGCCCTGAGCGTAGCGAAGGGCATTCATAGAGTTGATTTGAGGTGGTTGTCAAGTTTCCAGATATCTTTTTGGTTGCACACCCCACCCCCAGGCCAAAAACGAACAACATCTTTTGCGAAGTTGCCCCCTGTACGGGCAAAAACGCCAGCGCTATACACCAGCTACAATTAAGGCCACCATCCTTAAGGAGACCGCCCAGATGAACTTTGAACTCAGCCAGGAGCACAAGCAATGGCAAGCCGCCGTCCACGACTTCGTCGCCAAAGAGGTGAAGCCCAAAGCCCGTGAAGTGGATGAACGCAGCGAGTTCAACTGGGAGGCTGCCCGCAAAGGCGCCGCCCTCGGCCTGCTGGGCATGCACATCCCTGAGGCCTACGGCGGCGCCGAGCTCGATACCCTCAGCATCGTCCTGGCGGTCGAGGAGCTCGGCTGGGGCTGCGGTAGCACCGCCCTCAGCATCGGCGCCCATAGCGCCCTCGGCTGCGCACCCGTGGCTCTCTTCGGCTCTGAGGAGCTCAAGCAGAAATACCTGCCCGTGGCCGCCAGCGGCAAGAGCAAACTGGCGGCCCTGGCGCTTACTGAGCCCGGCGCCGGCTCCGACCTTAGCGGCGGGGTGCAGACCCAAGCCGTGTTGGAAGGCGACACTTGGGTCATCAATGGCAGCAAGATGTGGTGCACCAACGCCTCCATCGCTGACTTCATCGTCACCCTCGTGCGCACCGGCGAGCGCCATAGCCTCATCCTTGTACCCACCGATACGCCCGGCCTCTCCATTGGCCCGGCGGAAAAGAAAATGGGCCTGCACGGTTCGCCCACCCATGCGCTCAGTTACCAGAATGTGCGCGTGCCCGTCGGCAATCTCGTTGGCGAACAGGGCAAGGGGTTGGCATACACCTTCGCCACGTTGGATGGCGGCCGCGTCGGCATCGGCGCACTATCAGTAGGCCTGGGCCGCGCCGCGCTCGAAGAGGCGGTGCGCTATGCCAAAGAGCGCCACACCTTCGGCCAGCCCATCGCCAACCACCAGGCCATCCAGTGGATGCTGGCCGACGCCGAAACTCAACTCAACGCCGCCCGCCTGCTAGTGTGGCAGGCCTCCTGGAACAAGGACAACGGCAAGCCCTTCGCCAAGGAAGCCGCCATGGCCAAGCTCTTCGCCACCGAGGTCGCCGAGACCGTCTGCCGCAACGCCATCCAGATCCACGGTGGCTACGGCTACAGCTCCGAGTATCCGGTCGAGCGCATCTATCGTGATGCCCGTCTCATGACTATCGGCGAAGGCACCAGCGAGATCATGCGCATGGTCATCGCCCGCCATGTCGTAGGGGAATAGGGTTGGATGCGCAGGGGGAGAAAGTCTATCCGTTTGCCCGGATACAACTATGCTTGGGCTGGCGCGTATTTTGTCACCATAGCCACTCACAAACAGGCGCCTTTATTTGGGAGCGTGGAGAAAGACACAGTTGTTCTTGGCGATCTTGGGCAGATTGCGCATAACTGTTGGAATACAATTCCAGCGCACTTTTTAAGTGTGAGCTTGGATGAATTTATCGTGATGTCCAACCATGTACATGGCATCCTGCTAATCAATGGAGACTCCAAAACTAAGGTAGGGGCGCAGCATGCTGCGCCCCTACGGCAAGATAGACTGCAAGTTACTCCTGGTTCTCTCGGTGCGATTGTGCGTTCGTATAAATCAGCTGTCACAAGACTGATTAGAGAAAAATTAAGCAGGCCCGATTTCGTAGTCTGGCAACGCAATTACTACGAAAGAGTGATTCGCAATCAACAAGAGTTGGAGCAGACTCGCTTCTATATACATCACAATGCTGTTGAACGTGATTGAGCAGAAATTTTATGCGTCACTCAGTTGCATC contains the following coding sequences:
- a CDS encoding DMT family transporter, giving the protein MNALATSVAYALSAALSWGSGDFISGLGARRIGAFHTLLISLPIGFLAALVGAFAINEPLSSLSDLGWGILGGLVGTVGFMSMLHGFAVGRMGVVSPVAAAMGAMVPVLVTALSAGIPPQQQLWGFALALLSIWLVSPRGGDKNRSSGLGLGIIAGLGFGLFFTTLDQISADVTFWPLAASRLASSLLLAAIALATRRPLLPGKLPMAILIPSGVLDMLGNFLFLRAVQTGRLDIAAVLVSLYPGITVLLARLIEKEHLSRLQVVGVGLALLAIALITA
- a CDS encoding RelA/SpoT domain-containing protein is translated as MRFSPVPSESREKINEAGKILASDNPTQQERTWALDLAERWRACHAYPINTFQATLRDKTRNFQGEPIVAQRLKRMPTIIDKLRRYPSMSLSRMQDIGGVRAILGSFTDVERLAHQYLKNQNFTHELSTVRDYITNPRDEDGYRSLHLVYKYRNPRNPDFDGLRLEMQLRTRRQHIWATAVETMGFVLKEPLKSRRGSQAWIDFFAILASAFAHQEGTPLVPRFAHLNYDETIKELARVEKDLGALIMISGVSAAAEHILKNQKGSSYHLLVLDTNKRTVNVKGYDRDSFAAAEKDYSYFEKRIQDGEDLEPVLVSAGPIDRLRSAYPNFFLDIRDLEKAVRELLS
- the ung gene encoding uracil-DNA glycosylase, whose amino-acid sequence is MDVRIEASWKDKLAEEFEKPYFGQLAEFVRAEYKQFTIYPAGGKIFNAFDACPFDKVKVVILGQDPYHGPGQANGLCFSVSEGIPLPPSLQNIYKELRDDLDVQPPASGDLERWARQGVLLLNATLTVRRGAAASHQGKGWEEFTDAALRLLSQEREHLVFILWGAYARRKGAFIDRMKHLVIESAHPSPLSAHNGFFGSKPFSKTNEYLTKYGLELVQW
- a CDS encoding acyl-CoA dehydrogenase family protein gives rise to the protein MNFELSQEHKQWQAAVHDFVAKEVKPKAREVDERSEFNWEAARKGAALGLLGMHIPEAYGGAELDTLSIVLAVEELGWGCGSTALSIGAHSALGCAPVALFGSEELKQKYLPVAASGKSKLAALALTEPGAGSDLSGGVQTQAVLEGDTWVINGSKMWCTNASIADFIVTLVRTGERHSLILVPTDTPGLSIGPAEKKMGLHGSPTHALSYQNVRVPVGNLVGEQGKGLAYTFATLDGGRVGIGALSVGLGRAALEEAVRYAKERHTFGQPIANHQAIQWMLADAETQLNAARLLVWQASWNKDNGKPFAKEAAMAKLFATEVAETVCRNAIQIHGGYGYSSEYPVERIYRDARLMTIGEGTSEIMRMVIARHVVGE